From a single Miscanthus floridulus cultivar M001 chromosome 8, ASM1932011v1, whole genome shotgun sequence genomic region:
- the LOC136476558 gene encoding casparian strip membrane protein 2 translates to MTSESATVIQMDDGRAPVVAAAAPPAPGATAAASSSYATAPTSSSAAEPAAAPRKTSTGGGGLPFLLRSGAGGFRRCLAVIDFLLRVAAFGPTLAAAISTGTADERLSVFTNFFQFHARFDDFPAFTFFLVANAVAAGYLVLSLPFSVVGILRPNKATGVRLLLLICDVVIMALLTAAAAAAAAIVYVAHSGNRRANWVPICFQFHGFCQRTSGSVVATFLAVLVFIVLILMAACAIRRRPS, encoded by the coding sequence ATGACAAGCGAGTCCGCCACCGTGATCCAGATGGACGACGGCAGGGCCCCGGTTGtcgcagcagcagcaccaccagcaccaggagccaccgccgccgcgtcgTCGTCCTACGCCACTGCTCCAACAAGTAGCAGTGCTGCTGAACCGGCAGCGGCGCCGCGCAAGACGAGCACCGGTGGCGGTGGGCTCCCGTTCCTGCTGCGCTCCGGTGCCGGGGGGTTCCGGCGCTGCCTGGCCGTGATCGACTTCCTGCTGAGGGTGGCCGCGTTCGGCCCCACGCTGGCTGCCGCCATCTCCACGGGCACCGCCGACGAGAGGCTGTCCGTGTTCACCAACTTCTTCCAGTTCCACGCGAGGTTCGACGACTTCCCGGCCTTCACCTTCTTCCTGGTGGCCAACGCCGTCGCCGCGGGGTACCTGGTGCTCTCGCTGCCATTCTCCGTCGTGGGCATCCTCCGGCCCAACAAGGCCACGGGCGTCAGGCTGCTCCTGCTCATCTGCGACGTGGTGATCATGGCGCTGCtcacggcggccgccgccgccgccgcggccatcgTGTACGTGGCGCACTCGGGCAACCGGCGCGCCAACTGGGTGCCCATCTGCTTTCAGTTCCATGGCTTCTGCCAGCGCACCAGCGGCTCCGTCGTCGCCACCTTCCTCGCCGTGCTCGTCTTCATCGTGCTCATCCTCATGGCAGCCTGCGCCATCAGACGCAGGCCCAGCTAG
- the LOC136476560 gene encoding serotonin N-acetyltransferase 2, chloroplastic-like, giving the protein MQQQPWPGAASAAAALKSRRFLLLRPPQYAAATTAASTTTTISWSSSRRLLLRPLRAATPAGGVRLTVSDAELESRGFAVRRTAEGIDVAALNEVFARVGFPRRQEERLRRALEHSRVVWLSAAGEEGRPVAFARAAGDGVFNAVVWDVVVEPSCQGLGLGRAVMERLVDELRRDGVANIVLYAETRVVGFYRLLDFAMDPDGIRGMAYYRKASFATAATPSPPA; this is encoded by the coding sequence ATGCAGCAGCAACCATGGCCAGGTGCGGCTTCTGCTGCGGCAGCATTGAAATCGCGGCGGTTTCTACTGTTGCGACCGCCTCAGTATGCAGCAGCAACAACGGCggcatcgacgacgacgacgatatcCTGGTCGTCCTCCCGGAGGCTGCTGCTGCGTCCGCTTCGTGCCGCCACCCCAGCCGGTGGCGTGCGGCTGACGGTGTCGGACGCGGAGCTGGAGTCCCGCGGGTTCGCGGTGCGGCGCACGGCGGAGGGCATCGACGTGGCGGCGCTGAACGAGGTGTTCGCGCGCGTGGGGTTCCCGCGGCGTCAGGAGGAGCGGCTGCGGCGCGCGCTGGAGCACAGCCGCGTGGTGTGGCTGTCGGCGGCCGGGGAGGAAGGTCGGCCCGTGGCGTTCGCGCGCGCGGCCGGGGACGGCGTGTTCAACGCCGTGGTGTGGGACGTGGTGGTGGAGCCGTCGTGCCAGGGCCTCGGGCTGGGCCGCGCCGTCATGGAGCGCCTTGTCGACGAGCTCCGGCGCGACGGCGTGGCCAACATCGTGCTCTACGCCGAGACGCGCGTCGTCGGGTTCTACCGACTGCTCGACTTCGCCATGGACCCCGATGGCATCAGGGGGATGGCATACTACCGCAAGGCGTCCTTCGCTACTGCTGCAACACCTTCACCACCCGCTTGA